A genomic window from Chthoniobacterales bacterium includes:
- a CDS encoding polymer-forming cytoskeletal protein, protein MPPRIAKQAVTCPECGATQQESPGVISTFCRSCGQHFELAGKPPAPAVAARTWAARLAPLAARLEPLKKRALKAAEPWLLRYEPQIGKLREYYERWRPPEFKRVRCHECGRIHEVPRLASSTSCPNCNAHIDLYDVIVEKRMSRVVRTRGNLVIKKFGYLNNQLTICGNADIGGGAAGKIFCDGETKISTTGRLNCEIGSRRVRVEKGADVIIAHPIRVHDMVVRGKLTARIYCNGTLRILKRGFLRGEVHARSITVDKGGLLQAELNIGRFDEQDPEILGTLQERACYMALEEAAPAPQQASLQI, encoded by the coding sequence ATGCCGCCGCGCATCGCCAAACAGGCGGTCACCTGCCCGGAGTGCGGGGCCACCCAGCAGGAATCGCCGGGTGTCATAAGCACTTTCTGCCGCTCCTGCGGGCAGCATTTCGAGCTGGCGGGCAAACCGCCAGCGCCGGCGGTCGCGGCCAGGACTTGGGCCGCGCGCCTCGCGCCCTTGGCGGCGCGGCTTGAACCGCTGAAAAAGCGCGCGCTCAAGGCGGCCGAACCGTGGCTGCTTCGCTACGAACCGCAAATCGGCAAGCTGCGCGAATACTACGAGCGCTGGCGGCCGCCGGAATTCAAGCGCGTGCGGTGCCACGAATGCGGGCGCATCCACGAGGTGCCGCGGCTCGCCTCCTCCACCTCCTGCCCGAACTGCAACGCGCACATCGACCTCTACGATGTCATCGTCGAAAAGCGCATGAGCCGCGTCGTCCGCACCCGCGGCAACCTCGTGATCAAAAAATTCGGCTACCTCAACAACCAGCTCACCATCTGCGGCAATGCGGACATCGGCGGCGGCGCCGCCGGGAAAATTTTCTGCGACGGCGAGACAAAGATCAGCACCACGGGACGCCTCAACTGCGAGATCGGCTCGCGGCGCGTGCGGGTCGAAAAAGGGGCCGATGTCATAATCGCCCACCCGATCCGCGTGCACGACATGGTGGTGCGCGGCAAGCTCACCGCGCGCATCTATTGCAACGGCACCCTGCGCATCCTCAAACGCGGCTTCCTCCGCGGCGAGGTGCACGCCCGCTCGATCACGGTGGACAAAGGCGGGCTGCTCCAGGCAGAACTCAATATCGGCCGGTTCGACGAGCAGGACCCGGAAATCCTCGGCACCCTGCAAGAACGCGCCTGCTACATGGCGCTGGAAGAAGCCGCTCCCGCCCCGCAGCAGGCCTCGCTCCAAATCTGA
- a CDS encoding polymer-forming cytoskeletal protein: MSDTSTGGNRNHLSSDVEVKGTLKFQNDLVFDGKIEGEIQSNATLTVGKSAHVQGEVKSKAVIIHGSVQGNIEAAERVELKATAQLLGDLRAGRIIIEDGATFVGKSEVSPNKSALPRTDSSRPSGAPEQKKGLI, translated from the coding sequence ATGAGCGACACATCTACCGGCGGCAACCGCAACCACCTTTCCAGCGACGTCGAAGTCAAAGGCACCCTGAAATTCCAGAACGACCTCGTTTTCGACGGCAAAATCGAGGGAGAAATCCAATCCAACGCCACCCTCACCGTGGGCAAAAGCGCCCATGTGCAGGGCGAAGTGAAATCGAAAGCGGTGATCATCCACGGCTCCGTTCAAGGCAACATCGAGGCTGCCGAGCGCGTGGAACTCAAGGCCACGGCCCAGCTCCTCGGCGACCTTCGCGCCGGCCGCATCATCATCGAGGACGGCGCCACGTTCGTGGGCAAATCGGAAGTCAGCCCGAACAAGTCCGCGCTGCCGCGCACCGACAGCTCGCGTCCGTCCGGCGCCCCCGAGCAGAAAAAAGGCCTGATCTGA
- a CDS encoding NAD(P)/FAD-dependent oxidoreductase codes for MSDFDLVVIGGGSAGYAAARTASREGLRTAVIDGSAELGGLCILRGCMPSKTLIESANRMLEMKEAEEFGLHAKDISFDGEKIIARKKRLVAEFARYRAEQLENGQFQLIRGHARFADPHTLRVREAEGTEHNLSARTIIVATGSVIRHPDIPGLADAQPLTSDDVLDNPRPPASLIVLGAGPVALEMAHYHTALGSRVTVVQRSRQILSSMDADVADAVQRGMERHGTKFVTGCKIISAGRGPRGKWVRIGHEDREETLEAREILLALGRDAATGGLDLPAAGIEAAAGRPLATSDTQQTAVPHIFGAGDVTGKLEIVHIAIEQGEIAARNAARLLRGSGEALETTDYRLRLFAVFTQPEAAMVGLTEREARELGMDVAAASYPFDDHGKSLVQGKIDGAVKLIADRKTGELVGGAVVGPHASELIHEVVVAMRYRATAAEFARTPHYHPTLSEIWTYPAEELAG; via the coding sequence ATGAGTGATTTCGACCTGGTGGTGATCGGTGGCGGGAGCGCAGGTTATGCCGCCGCGCGCACTGCAAGCCGCGAAGGCCTGCGCACCGCCGTCATCGACGGCTCCGCGGAACTGGGCGGCCTCTGCATCCTCCGCGGCTGCATGCCGAGCAAGACGCTCATCGAGTCGGCCAACCGCATGCTGGAAATGAAAGAAGCGGAAGAATTCGGCCTGCACGCAAAGGACATTTCTTTCGACGGCGAAAAAATCATCGCCCGCAAAAAACGCCTGGTGGCGGAATTCGCCCGCTACCGGGCGGAGCAGCTCGAGAACGGGCAATTCCAGCTGATCCGGGGGCATGCGCGGTTCGCGGACCCGCACACGCTCCGCGTCAGGGAGGCGGAGGGAACGGAGCATAACCTATCCGCTCGCACGATCATTGTCGCCACCGGATCGGTGATCCGTCATCCGGACATCCCGGGACTGGCCGACGCACAGCCCCTGACCAGCGATGACGTGCTCGACAACCCGCGGCCGCCCGCATCGCTCATCGTTCTCGGCGCGGGACCCGTGGCGCTGGAAATGGCGCATTACCACACGGCACTCGGATCGCGCGTGACGGTGGTGCAACGCAGCAGGCAGATCCTCAGCTCGATGGACGCGGACGTGGCCGATGCCGTGCAGCGCGGCATGGAACGCCACGGGACGAAGTTTGTCACCGGATGCAAAATTATTTCCGCCGGAAGAGGTCCGCGCGGCAAGTGGGTTCGCATCGGCCACGAAGACCGCGAAGAGACGCTCGAAGCCCGGGAGATCCTGCTCGCCCTCGGCCGCGATGCCGCCACGGGAGGACTTGATTTGCCCGCGGCGGGGATCGAGGCCGCCGCCGGCCGTCCACTTGCAACAAGCGACACGCAACAGACCGCCGTGCCGCACATTTTCGGCGCCGGCGACGTGACCGGGAAACTGGAGATTGTCCACATCGCCATCGAACAGGGTGAAATCGCCGCCCGCAATGCGGCGCGCTTGTTGCGCGGATCGGGCGAAGCGCTCGAGACGACGGACTACCGGCTTCGCCTGTTCGCCGTGTTCACCCAACCGGAAGCCGCCATGGTCGGGCTGACAGAGCGCGAGGCGCGGGAACTCGGCATGGACGTCGCCGCGGCCTCGTATCCGTTCGACGATCACGGGAAATCGCTGGTGCAGGGCAAAATCGACGGCGCGGTGAAGTTGATCGCCGACCGGAAAACGGGGGAACTGGTCGGCGGGGCGGTGGTCGGTCCGCATGCCTCGGAGCTGATCCACGAGGTGGTGGTCGCCATGCGCTACCGGGCCACGGCGGCCGAATTCGCACGCACGCCCCATTACCATCCGACACTGAGCGAAATTTGGACCTACCCCGCGGAGGAACTCGCCGGCTGA
- the gyrB gene encoding DNA topoisomerase (ATP-hydrolyzing) subunit B codes for MASKAKENEEEKAAKGVEYGAAQIDKLEGLEAVRKRPGMYIGYTDERGLHHCVYEVLDNSIDEHLAGFCTRIDVTIHADGSCSIRDNGRGIPVDMHPKWKIPAIELVLTNLHAGGKFGQGAYKFSGGLHGVGAKCVNALSEWFKAEVYRDGKVYFMSFARGKTTQQLKVLSELKNKKQTGTLITFLPDNEIFTTTEFVFERLGARLRELAFLNSGLEIRLTDERVEGDPKQSIFIYKLGIEEFVKELGESKQVIHPKVIKLAGARKTKMKNKDGNDVEEDVFVDCVLQYNDSYTDQILCFTNSIPNPDGGTHMTGFRSALTRAINQYSKANNLAKEKDPAITGDDVREGLICVLSLKHPDPKFESQTKVKLVNPEVDGIVSSIVYEGLMDFFETNPPVAKKVFEKAITAARAREAARRARETVRKSALTGGGLPGKLADCSERDPSLTELFIVEGDSAGGSAKQGRDRRFQAILPIRGKLINVEKARLDKVLQNTEIQTMITAVGTGIGDGDQEGAFNFGKLRYGRIIIMTDADVDGSHIRTLLLTFFYRQMTELVRRGCVYIAQPPLYQIKRKKREEYVDDDAQLTKILISLGAEDVKLVHLKNKKTFTETQLKEILELLERLNKHSNAIKRLGGDFESYLEARDDKTGKLPEYLVKIRDGNTESVEYFHDESELQTFAKNNSDLNLFEEEAPETPNGESAPKEKDTGARRRRARLVEIHESTGVDKLINELSKKGLDIDHYSATDKPIFHLVEGEGDRETRHEIFAIPRILELVKEIGRRGVQIKRFKGLGEMNAKELFQTTMDPEKRRLLRVKLDETNAVEADKMFTVLMGDVVEPRRHFIEDNALNVRNLDI; via the coding sequence ATGGCGTCAAAAGCGAAGGAAAACGAGGAAGAGAAAGCGGCCAAAGGCGTGGAATACGGCGCGGCGCAGATCGACAAACTCGAAGGCTTGGAGGCCGTGCGCAAGCGGCCGGGGATGTATATCGGCTACACCGACGAGCGCGGTTTGCACCACTGCGTTTACGAGGTTCTCGACAACTCCATCGACGAGCATCTGGCCGGCTTCTGCACGCGCATCGACGTGACCATCCACGCCGACGGCTCCTGCTCCATCCGCGACAACGGCCGCGGCATCCCGGTGGACATGCATCCCAAGTGGAAGATCCCGGCGATCGAGCTGGTGCTCACCAACCTGCACGCCGGCGGCAAATTCGGCCAGGGCGCCTACAAATTCAGCGGCGGCCTCCACGGCGTCGGCGCCAAGTGCGTCAACGCGCTCTCCGAGTGGTTCAAGGCCGAGGTTTACCGCGACGGGAAGGTCTATTTCATGTCGTTCGCCCGCGGCAAAACGACGCAGCAGCTCAAAGTCCTCAGCGAACTCAAAAACAAGAAGCAGACCGGCACGCTCATCACGTTTCTCCCCGACAACGAGATTTTCACCACGACGGAATTCGTTTTCGAGCGCCTCGGTGCGCGCCTGCGCGAGCTGGCCTTCCTCAACTCCGGCCTCGAGATCCGCCTCACCGACGAGCGTGTCGAGGGCGACCCCAAACAGAGCATTTTTATCTACAAGCTCGGCATCGAGGAATTCGTCAAGGAACTCGGCGAGAGCAAGCAGGTCATCCACCCCAAAGTCATCAAGCTCGCAGGCGCGCGGAAGACCAAGATGAAGAACAAGGACGGCAACGACGTCGAGGAAGACGTCTTCGTCGACTGCGTGCTGCAATACAACGACAGCTATACCGACCAGATCCTTTGCTTCACCAATTCGATCCCGAACCCCGACGGCGGGACGCACATGACCGGGTTCCGCTCGGCCCTCACGCGCGCGATCAACCAATACTCCAAGGCCAACAACCTCGCGAAGGAAAAGGACCCCGCCATCACCGGCGACGATGTGCGCGAGGGCCTCATCTGCGTGCTCAGCCTCAAGCACCCCGATCCCAAGTTCGAGAGCCAGACCAAGGTCAAGCTCGTCAATCCCGAGGTGGACGGCATCGTCAGCTCGATCGTTTACGAGGGGCTGATGGATTTCTTCGAGACCAACCCTCCAGTCGCGAAAAAAGTTTTCGAGAAGGCGATCACCGCCGCCCGCGCCCGCGAGGCCGCCCGCAGAGCCCGCGAGACCGTGCGCAAGAGCGCGCTCACCGGCGGCGGATTGCCCGGCAAGCTGGCCGACTGCTCCGAGCGCGACCCGTCGCTCACCGAACTCTTCATCGTCGAGGGCGACTCGGCAGGCGGTTCGGCCAAGCAGGGGCGCGACCGCCGTTTCCAGGCGATCCTTCCGATCCGCGGCAAGCTGATCAACGTGGAGAAAGCGCGCTTGGACAAGGTGCTGCAGAACACCGAAATCCAGACCATGATCACCGCCGTCGGCACCGGTATCGGCGACGGCGACCAGGAAGGCGCGTTCAACTTCGGGAAATTGCGTTACGGTCGCATCATCATCATGACCGACGCCGACGTGGACGGCTCGCACATCCGCACGCTGCTGCTCACGTTTTTCTACCGCCAGATGACCGAGTTGGTCCGTCGCGGTTGCGTCTATATCGCCCAGCCGCCGCTCTACCAGATCAAGCGCAAGAAACGCGAGGAATACGTCGATGACGACGCCCAGCTCACCAAGATCCTCATTTCGCTCGGCGCGGAGGACGTCAAACTCGTCCACCTGAAAAACAAAAAAACCTTCACCGAGACGCAGCTCAAAGAAATCCTCGAACTCCTCGAGCGCCTCAACAAGCACAGCAACGCGATCAAGCGCCTCGGCGGGGATTTCGAGAGCTACCTCGAGGCGCGCGACGACAAAACCGGGAAGCTGCCCGAGTATCTGGTCAAGATCCGCGACGGCAACACGGAGTCCGTCGAATATTTCCACGACGAGAGCGAGTTGCAGACTTTCGCGAAAAACAACAGCGACCTCAATCTTTTCGAGGAGGAGGCGCCGGAAACCCCCAACGGAGAAAGCGCGCCGAAGGAAAAGGACACCGGCGCCCGCCGCCGCCGCGCGCGACTCGTCGAGATCCACGAGTCCACGGGCGTGGACAAGCTGATCAATGAACTCTCCAAGAAGGGCCTCGACATCGACCACTATTCGGCCACCGACAAGCCCATCTTCCACCTTGTCGAAGGCGAGGGGGATCGCGAGACAAGGCACGAGATTTTCGCCATCCCGCGCATTCTCGAACTGGTCAAGGAGATCGGCCGCCGCGGCGTGCAGATCAAACGGTTCAAAGGCCTCGGTGAAATGAACGCCAAAGAGCTTTTCCAGACGACGATGGACCCCGAGAAACGCCGGCTCCTTCGCGTCAAACTCGACGAAACCAACGCCGTCGAGGCCGACAAAATGTTCACCGTCCTCATGGGCGACGTGGTCGAACCGCGCCGCCATTTCATCGAGGACAATGCCCTCAACGTCCGCAACCTCGACATCTAA
- the recA gene encoding recombinase RecA, with translation MPPKAAESKAEPVADKAAAQRNKNLDLALQQIAKDYGDGAIMRLGDHSTADIEVIPTGNIMIDRALGVGGFPRGRIIEVYGPESSGKTTLTLTVIAQAQKRGGLAAFIDVEHALDPKYAQRLGVNLDDLLVSQPSSGEEALRICETLVRSNALDVIVLDSVAALVTKQELEGEIGDSTVGTQARLMSAAMRKLTALISKARTCCIFTNQIREKIGVMFGNPETTPGGKALKFYSSVRCDIRRIGAIKQADGAVTGNRTRVKVVKNKVAPPFTEAEFDIMYNEGISNVGSLIDIALEKGVLEKRGSWLSFKGNQLAQGRDAAKDALKSDEKLYKEIETATLAALNATEAA, from the coding sequence ATGCCTCCCAAAGCCGCCGAATCCAAAGCCGAACCCGTCGCCGACAAAGCTGCCGCGCAACGCAACAAGAACCTCGACCTTGCCCTGCAGCAGATCGCCAAGGATTACGGCGACGGCGCGATCATGCGCCTCGGCGACCATTCGACGGCCGACATCGAAGTCATTCCCACGGGCAACATCATGATCGACCGCGCCCTCGGCGTGGGCGGTTTCCCGCGCGGCCGCATCATCGAGGTTTACGGCCCCGAGTCCTCGGGCAAAACGACGCTCACGCTCACCGTCATCGCCCAGGCGCAGAAGCGCGGCGGCCTGGCCGCCTTCATCGATGTCGAGCACGCGCTCGACCCGAAATACGCGCAGCGTCTCGGCGTGAACCTCGACGATCTCCTCGTGTCGCAGCCGAGTTCGGGCGAGGAAGCGCTCCGCATCTGCGAAACGCTCGTCCGCTCCAACGCGCTCGACGTCATCGTGCTCGACTCCGTTGCCGCGCTCGTGACCAAGCAGGAACTCGAAGGCGAAATCGGCGATTCGACCGTCGGCACGCAGGCCCGGTTGATGAGCGCGGCCATGCGCAAACTCACCGCATTGATTTCCAAAGCCCGCACCTGCTGCATCTTCACCAACCAGATCCGCGAAAAAATCGGTGTCATGTTCGGCAATCCCGAAACCACGCCCGGCGGCAAGGCGCTCAAATTCTATTCCTCGGTGCGCTGCGATATCCGCCGCATCGGCGCCATCAAGCAGGCCGACGGAGCCGTCACCGGCAACCGCACGCGCGTCAAGGTGGTGAAAAACAAAGTCGCCCCGCCGTTCACCGAAGCCGAGTTCGACATCATGTATAACGAGGGAATTTCCAATGTCGGTTCGCTCATCGACATCGCCCTGGAAAAAGGCGTGCTCGAAAAGCGCGGCAGCTGGCTCAGCTTCAAGGGCAACCAGCTTGCGCAGGGGCGCGACGCCGCCAAGGACGCGCTCAAATCCGACGAAAAGCTCTACAAGGAAATCGAAACCGCCACGCTCGCCGCCTTGAACGCGACGGAGGCGGCATAA